The following proteins are co-located in the Dehalococcoides mccartyi 195 genome:
- the secD gene encoding protein translocase subunit SecD: MRRKNGLVFLAILAAMILAFTIVLPTDKGALLGKGILFGLDLKGGLHMVYQADLSNVDESNIDSVMDGVVEVISNRINPLGVTEASIQRQGDDRIVVELPGLDITDEQKARIGRTALLEFGELAAEGEDYKWENSLGKWKPATATIDGVEYALTSAYFKDSTYVNRDQYGNILLVFEWDDIGAQLSKEITTRLLSQQLGIFEGDEALAGDDGVPIAPYINNVIETSGVIEGLSYNEAEMLSNQLNAGRLPVPLEPIYEQTVSPTLGQNFVDLAVKAGLAGIILVMIFMIAFYRLPGLLASIALVFYGVIVLALFKLVPVTLTLAGIGGFIVSAGMAVDANILIFARLKEELLAGKTLGAAVEAGFSRAWSAIWDSNVTTFIACGILFWVGGTIAAGAPVKGFAVTLFLGVAVSMFTAIFVTRTLLRLFVGTKTAKKLALFTTQTRGKNE; this comes from the coding sequence ATGCGAAGGAAAAACGGGCTCGTGTTTTTGGCCATACTGGCCGCCATGATCCTTGCCTTTACCATAGTGCTGCCAACAGACAAAGGCGCACTTCTGGGCAAGGGAATCCTGTTTGGTCTGGACTTAAAGGGAGGCCTGCACATGGTATATCAGGCTGACTTGTCCAATGTAGATGAAAGCAATATTGACAGCGTAATGGATGGCGTGGTGGAGGTTATCTCCAACCGCATCAACCCTCTTGGTGTCACCGAAGCCTCAATCCAGCGTCAGGGAGATGACCGGATAGTGGTTGAACTGCCGGGGCTGGATATTACAGATGAACAAAAAGCCCGCATCGGCCGTACCGCCCTGCTGGAATTCGGCGAACTGGCGGCTGAAGGCGAAGATTATAAATGGGAAAACAGTCTGGGCAAATGGAAACCGGCCACCGCCACTATTGACGGGGTTGAGTATGCCCTGACCAGTGCCTATTTCAAAGACAGTACTTATGTAAACCGGGACCAGTACGGCAATATTTTACTGGTATTTGAATGGGATGACATCGGGGCCCAGTTATCCAAAGAAATCACCACCCGCCTTTTAAGCCAGCAGCTGGGTATCTTTGAAGGTGATGAAGCCCTGGCCGGTGATGATGGCGTACCAATTGCCCCCTACATAAACAATGTTATTGAAACCAGCGGCGTGATAGAAGGCTTAAGCTACAACGAAGCAGAAATGCTTTCCAACCAGCTGAATGCCGGCCGCCTGCCGGTGCCGCTTGAGCCCATATACGAGCAGACCGTTTCACCTACCTTGGGTCAAAACTTTGTTGACCTGGCCGTAAAAGCCGGTCTGGCAGGCATAATCCTGGTTATGATATTCATGATAGCCTTTTACCGCCTGCCCGGTCTGCTGGCCAGTATAGCTCTGGTATTTTACGGAGTAATTGTACTGGCTCTCTTTAAACTGGTACCGGTTACCCTTACTTTGGCGGGTATCGGCGGTTTCATTGTATCAGCAGGTATGGCAGTAGATGCCAATATCCTGATATTTGCCCGTTTGAAAGAGGAACTGCTGGCTGGCAAGACACTGGGAGCGGCGGTGGAAGCCGGCTTTTCCCGTGCCTGGTCTGCCATCTGGGACTCCAACGTTACCACCTTTATAGCCTGCGGAATCCTGTTCTGGGTGGGCGGTACTATTGCGGCCGGGGCACCGGTCAAAGGTTTTGCCGTAACCCTGTTCCTGGGTGTGGCGGTCAGTATGTTCACCGCTATCTTTGTCACCCGCACCTTGCTCAGGCTTTTTGTAGGTACTAAAACCGCTAAAAAGCTTGCCCTATTCACCACCCAGACAAGAGGCAAAAATGAATAA
- a CDS encoding HD domain-containing protein encodes MTNKNLLLRIDKKTAALLEDLRRLFSEEASEVYLVGGFLRNLILKKPTADIDLCITGSGQAASAKISGYFKAPQVVLDAGNDVFRVILPAFQLDISGTADITANLTRRDFKLNAMAAPLSAVHQGSLPVQAIIDPMQGLPDIENRVIRVTSADVFSADPIRLLRAIRLSAELGFALDGQTQSLITTHAALISTVAGERIREELLKLLETSQPGIWEKCLELGLLLNIFPELTPCCRHPQPYEHTWDVLEHSIKTIYALDAILGRSVWPYQNPEIITAIYRESGFKKYFAGKISGTSSIRTLTKLAALLHDIAKPQTRSTDPDGRIRFTGHPLEGSRLSSQILTRLRFSKKEILMVEKMVCYHLRPVQMNPDGQLPSAKAIYRYFRDLGEAAESTLYLSLADHLATDGPNLMVANWQEHVNIVAHILSEQKKQLTRLVPKRLVTGTDLIERFNLRPGPRIKTLLGEITEAQAAGEIKNRQEAFKFISQRLEGQA; translated from the coding sequence GTGACGAATAAAAACCTGCTGCTCCGTATTGATAAAAAAACCGCCGCCCTGCTTGAAGACCTCCGCCGTTTATTTTCAGAAGAAGCTAGCGAAGTCTATCTGGTAGGCGGTTTTTTGCGTAATCTGATACTTAAAAAACCCACTGCCGATATTGACCTGTGCATCACCGGCAGCGGACAAGCCGCTTCTGCCAAAATCTCCGGTTATTTCAAAGCCCCTCAGGTGGTGCTGGATGCCGGAAATGACGTCTTTAGAGTAATCCTGCCCGCTTTTCAGCTGGATATCTCCGGCACGGCAGATATTACTGCCAACCTCACCCGGCGTGATTTCAAACTTAACGCCATGGCCGCACCCTTGTCGGCGGTACATCAGGGCAGCCTGCCGGTACAGGCCATAATTGACCCCATGCAGGGGCTGCCGGATATTGAAAACCGGGTTATACGGGTAACCTCAGCAGATGTATTCAGTGCTGACCCCATCAGGCTGTTAAGGGCTATCCGCTTATCAGCCGAACTTGGCTTTGCACTTGACGGGCAAACCCAAAGCCTTATCACCACCCATGCCGCCCTGATATCAACCGTTGCCGGTGAGAGAATTCGGGAAGAACTGCTGAAACTGCTTGAAACCAGCCAGCCCGGCATCTGGGAAAAGTGCCTTGAGCTGGGGCTGCTGCTAAACATATTCCCTGAGCTTACTCCCTGCTGCCGCCACCCCCAGCCCTATGAACACACCTGGGATGTGCTGGAACACTCCATAAAAACCATTTATGCACTTGATGCCATACTGGGCAGGTCTGTCTGGCCTTACCAGAACCCTGAAATCATCACCGCAATCTACCGCGAAAGCGGCTTTAAAAAATATTTTGCAGGGAAAATAAGCGGCACTTCCAGTATCCGCACCTTAACCAAACTGGCCGCTCTGCTGCACGATATCGCCAAACCCCAGACCCGCAGCACCGACCCGGACGGGCGGATACGTTTTACCGGACACCCGCTGGAAGGCAGCCGCTTAAGCAGCCAGATACTCACCCGCCTGCGTTTTTCAAAAAAAGAAATTTTAATGGTAGAAAAAATGGTTTGCTACCATCTGCGCCCGGTTCAAATGAACCCTGACGGCCAGTTACCCTCCGCAAAAGCTATTTACCGCTATTTCCGTGACCTAGGGGAAGCCGCCGAATCTACCCTTTATCTGAGTCTGGCAGACCATTTGGCAACAGACGGGCCGAATTTGATGGTGGCAAATTGGCAAGAACATGTTAATATAGTAGCGCATATTTTATCGGAGCAGAAAAAACAGCTTACCAGGCTTGTTCCGAAACGTCTGGTGACCGGCACCGACCTGATAGAGCGTTTTAACCTCAGGCCGGGACCCCGGATAAAAACCCTGCTGGGTGAAATTACCGAGGCCCAGGCGGCCGGTGAAATAAAAAACCGCCAGGAGGCCTTTAAATTTATCAGCCAAAGGCTTGAAGGACAAGCCTGA
- a CDS encoding helix-turn-helix domain-containing protein, with translation MSKATSPNGWADLGEIIRQQRVKIPLTLQELASKTSVSPSHLGRIERGERFPSARILKRIARPLGFEEDELFTLAGYLTPQKDSISEMEAEYISTPRQLDPYVAKVLAQEPIELQRAVIAILAMLKSISKSMT, from the coding sequence ATGAGTAAAGCCACATCACCAAATGGCTGGGCAGACCTTGGAGAGATAATCCGCCAGCAAAGGGTAAAAATACCGCTTACCCTGCAAGAACTGGCTTCTAAAACCAGCGTCTCCCCCTCGCATCTGGGGCGCATTGAGCGCGGCGAGCGTTTTCCGTCTGCCAGAATACTCAAACGAATTGCCCGTCCGTTGGGTTTTGAAGAGGACGAGTTATTCACTCTGGCCGGATATCTTACCCCCCAGAAGGACAGCATCTCGGAAATGGAAGCGGAATATATCTCTACCCCCAGACAGCTTGACCCTTACGTAGCCAAAGTACTGGCCCAGGAGCCTATTGAACTGCAAAGGGCGGTTATTGCCATTCTGGCCATGCTGAAAAGTATCTCCAAATCCATGACCTAG
- the priA gene encoding primosomal protein N', whose amino-acid sequence MAFAELAVHTPVLRPGSFSYSIPAGLEIKPGQAVWAPFGPKIVQGIVLEVTEEPAFGQTREICGVISDTPLLSFHQLNLAKWISQTYLSSIYEAVALMLPPSFERQSLAYISLESSPPAAAKNPSETLSPNMQKIFDRLKAKDITPQNELEKIFGKKTAQSAILKLINQGLVKRTYRISPVRAKTKFEKHFRLSVQALAFIKNQTLPKLPPRQTQVFNHIKENPGGISKSGLNLLVKNNSAVLKTLEQKGLVSTEERQIFRHPVDYSRIPPLPHLELSPPQKKCLEFITRSLNTPPEDDQNPRTFLLHGITGSGKTEIYLQALAESLRLGKKAIVLVPEISLTPQTIARFAGRFPGQIAVLHSRLSPGEQFDEWQRIKNGQADIVIGPRSALFAPLDKPGIIIIDEEHEWTYKQQDPQPRYHTRTVANKMAEEYGAVLVLGSATPDVDSYFKAQKGIYQLLELPERLTPYRGASLPKTELVDMRTELSEGNRSIFSRNLQTSIEKVLANHEQAILFINRRGGASFIQCRDCGYVAMCKSCDAPLTYHPDQENLVCHQCGRHYPNPLTCPVCGSRRIKYLGMGTQKLEEETRLAFPQARLLRWDSDVIKGKNTHQQIMDRFSCHQADILIGTQMVAKGLDLPDVTLVGVINADISLNLPDFRAGERTFQLLAQVAGRAGRGISGGKVVIQTYSPENYAIRSAVCHDYPGFYAKEIVYRQALNNPPFRKLACLVFSHLNHDFCQQQAKLMAKTLREKAEAVGLGNLEILGPAPAFIQRLRGRYRYQLILRSPNPSEFLREINPGQGWSIDIDPYGLC is encoded by the coding sequence TTGGCTTTTGCCGAACTGGCCGTACACACTCCGGTACTTAGACCGGGCAGTTTTTCCTACTCTATACCAGCGGGGTTAGAAATAAAACCCGGTCAGGCAGTCTGGGCTCCTTTCGGGCCTAAAATAGTTCAGGGCATAGTCCTTGAAGTAACTGAAGAGCCGGCATTCGGGCAAACACGTGAAATCTGCGGCGTTATCTCTGATACGCCGCTTCTTTCTTTTCACCAGCTGAACCTGGCCAAGTGGATAAGCCAAACCTATTTATCCAGTATTTACGAAGCAGTAGCCCTCATGCTGCCGCCGTCTTTTGAACGCCAAAGCCTGGCCTATATCAGCCTGGAGTCCAGCCCGCCGGCTGCAGCAAAAAACCCGTCTGAAACCCTAAGCCCAAACATGCAAAAAATATTTGACCGGCTAAAGGCCAAAGACATCACCCCCCAAAACGAACTGGAAAAAATATTCGGCAAGAAAACCGCTCAAAGTGCCATACTTAAACTTATAAACCAGGGGCTAGTCAAACGCACCTACCGGATAAGCCCGGTCAGGGCAAAGACCAAATTTGAAAAACATTTCCGCCTTAGCGTGCAGGCACTGGCATTTATTAAAAACCAGACCCTGCCAAAATTACCCCCCCGCCAGACTCAGGTTTTTAATCATATTAAAGAAAACCCCGGGGGCATTTCCAAAAGCGGGTTAAATCTGCTGGTGAAAAATAATTCGGCCGTCTTAAAGACTCTTGAGCAAAAGGGTCTGGTAAGTACCGAGGAACGCCAGATATTCCGCCATCCTGTAGATTACAGCCGGATACCTCCTCTGCCGCACCTTGAGCTAAGCCCACCCCAGAAAAAGTGCCTTGAGTTCATCACCCGTTCACTGAATACCCCGCCCGAAGATGACCAAAATCCCCGTACCTTTTTACTGCATGGCATAACCGGCAGCGGTAAAACCGAAATATACCTGCAGGCACTAGCTGAAAGCCTGCGTCTGGGCAAAAAGGCTATAGTACTGGTACCTGAAATCTCCCTTACCCCCCAGACTATCGCCCGTTTTGCGGGGCGTTTCCCCGGCCAAATAGCCGTTCTTCACAGCCGCCTCAGTCCCGGTGAACAGTTTGACGAATGGCAAAGGATAAAAAACGGTCAGGCTGACATTGTAATCGGACCCAGAAGCGCCCTGTTTGCCCCGCTGGACAAACCGGGCATTATTATCATAGACGAAGAGCACGAATGGACCTATAAACAGCAGGACCCCCAACCCCGTTATCATACCCGTACGGTGGCTAATAAAATGGCTGAAGAGTACGGTGCAGTGCTGGTACTGGGGAGTGCCACCCCGGATGTTGACAGCTATTTCAAAGCCCAAAAAGGAATCTATCAGTTACTGGAACTGCCCGAACGCCTGACCCCCTACCGGGGTGCTTCCCTGCCTAAAACAGAGCTGGTAGATATGCGTACCGAACTCTCCGAAGGCAACCGCAGCATCTTCTCCCGTAACCTGCAGACCTCTATTGAAAAAGTACTGGCAAACCATGAGCAGGCCATTTTATTCATAAACCGCCGGGGCGGTGCCAGTTTTATCCAGTGCCGTGACTGCGGCTATGTAGCTATGTGCAAAAGCTGTGATGCCCCGCTTACATACCACCCCGACCAGGAAAATCTGGTCTGCCACCAGTGCGGCAGGCACTACCCAAACCCCCTCACCTGCCCGGTCTGCGGCAGCCGCCGGATTAAATACCTGGGAATGGGTACCCAGAAACTGGAGGAAGAAACAAGACTGGCTTTCCCCCAGGCAAGGCTGCTTCGCTGGGATAGTGATGTCATAAAAGGCAAAAACACCCACCAGCAAATAATGGATAGATTCAGCTGCCACCAGGCAGATATACTTATCGGCACACAGATGGTAGCCAAAGGGCTGGACCTGCCGGATGTTACTTTAGTAGGGGTAATAAATGCGGATATCAGCCTGAACCTGCCTGATTTCAGGGCAGGCGAACGCACTTTTCAGCTGCTGGCCCAGGTAGCCGGGCGGGCAGGCCGGGGTATATCAGGAGGGAAAGTAGTCATCCAGACCTACAGCCCTGAAAACTATGCCATCCGGTCAGCTGTCTGCCATGACTATCCGGGTTTTTATGCCAAAGAAATAGTCTACCGCCAGGCACTGAATAACCCTCCCTTCCGGAAACTGGCCTGTCTGGTATTCAGCCATTTGAACCATGACTTTTGTCAGCAGCAGGCCAAACTTATGGCTAAAACCCTTCGGGAAAAAGCGGAGGCCGTTGGGCTAGGCAATCTGGAAATTTTAGGACCGGCACCTGCCTTTATCCAGCGTCTGCGGGGACGTTATAGATACCAGCTAATCCTGCGTTCGCCCAACCCGTCAGAGTTCCTCAGAGAGATAAATCCGGGACAGGGCTGGAGTATTGATATTGACCCTTATGGTTTATGTTAA
- the rplS gene encoding 50S ribosomal protein L19, translating into MEETVNNQETPETSEEETADEETVAVENTAAGKVLPSFGPGDTIKVHARIKEGDKERIQMFQGVVLKVKQAADGGNFTVRRISYGVGVERTFPFLSPNVTKVEVIKRGRVRRARLFYLRKLSGKAARIKEVKQTPS; encoded by the coding sequence ATGGAAGAGACTGTTAATAATCAGGAAACCCCTGAAACCAGTGAAGAAGAAACCGCAGATGAAGAAACAGTTGCTGTAGAAAATACCGCCGCCGGAAAAGTTCTGCCGAGCTTCGGCCCCGGTGATACCATAAAAGTACACGCCCGCATCAAAGAAGGCGACAAAGAGCGCATTCAGATGTTTCAGGGCGTAGTCCTCAAGGTCAAGCAGGCCGCTGACGGCGGCAATTTCACCGTCCGCCGCATCAGCTACGGCGTAGGCGTTGAGCGCACCTTCCCCTTCCTCTCACCCAATGTTACCAAGGTGGAGGTTATTAAAAGAGGCAGAGTACGCCGTGCCCGCCTGTTCTACCTGCGCAAGCTTTCCGGAAAAGCCGCCCGCATTAAAGAAGTTAAACAAACACCCTCTTAA
- the trmD gene encoding tRNA (guanosine(37)-N1)-methyltransferase TrmD, translating to MKIDVLTLFPEMFQSPFEESIFKRAADKNLVRLEIHNFRDFSHDKHHAVDDTPYGGGAGMLLKPEPLFEAVEAVMEKDPTPAPVILLSPQGRTFNQSVARELANHQRLIIICGHYEGFDERVREHLATDEISIGDFVLTGGELAAMVVIDAVSRLIPGVLGSDDSSESDSHSNGLLEHPHYTRPPVFRGWDIPEVLLSGNHARIDRWRRKESLRRTLKRRPDMLEKITLSKADRKLIDEILAEENPKD from the coding sequence TTGAAAATAGACGTGTTAACCCTTTTTCCGGAGATGTTTCAGTCCCCTTTTGAAGAGAGCATTTTCAAGCGGGCAGCGGACAAAAATCTGGTAAGGTTAGAAATACATAACTTCAGGGATTTCAGCCATGACAAGCACCATGCGGTAGATGATACCCCTTACGGAGGCGGTGCCGGCATGCTGCTTAAGCCCGAACCTTTGTTTGAGGCAGTAGAGGCGGTCATGGAAAAAGACCCCACCCCTGCCCCGGTAATTCTCCTTTCCCCGCAGGGACGCACCTTCAACCAATCTGTCGCCCGCGAACTGGCAAACCACCAGCGGCTGATTATAATCTGCGGCCATTACGAGGGCTTTGACGAACGGGTGCGGGAGCATCTGGCCACCGACGAAATAAGCATAGGTGATTTTGTACTGACCGGCGGGGAACTGGCCGCCATGGTAGTTATAGATGCGGTTTCCCGCCTGATACCCGGCGTACTTGGTTCAGACGACTCCTCAGAATCAGACTCGCACTCAAACGGTCTTCTGGAACACCCCCATTACACCCGTCCCCCGGTATTCAGGGGCTGGGATATTCCGGAGGTACTTCTTTCCGGCAATCACGCCCGGATAGACCGCTGGCGGCGTAAAGAATCTCTGCGGCGTACCTTGAAAAGACGCCCGGATATGCTTGAAAAAATAACCCTTTCTAAAGCAGACCGCAAGCTGATAGATGAAATACTGGCCGAAGAAAACCCCAAAGATTAA
- the mraZ gene encoding division/cell wall cluster transcriptional repressor MraZ has translation MFFGEFEYKLDEKGRFPLPPGIRPSMKDGLILAPGTGEKCIYAYPLCEWKKLSESLKSTTVAPSKMRRLNRALFALAFDVNLDAQGRLTLPAPLKSYAGVNIEVIVAGVNNYIEIWDKETWESEKKASQEQAWQIIETLEGN, from the coding sequence ATGTTTTTTGGAGAATTTGAGTACAAGCTGGACGAAAAGGGGCGTTTCCCTTTGCCTCCGGGCATCAGGCCCAGCATGAAGGACGGCTTGATACTTGCCCCCGGCACCGGTGAGAAATGCATTTACGCTTACCCCCTGTGTGAATGGAAAAAACTGTCTGAAAGCCTGAAGAGTACTACAGTTGCTCCCAGCAAGATGCGCCGCCTAAACAGGGCTCTTTTCGCTTTGGCTTTTGATGTTAATCTGGATGCCCAAGGCCGCCTGACCCTGCCTGCACCCTTAAAAAGCTATGCTGGGGTTAATATAGAGGTTATTGTGGCGGGTGTCAACAATTATATAGAGATATGGGATAAAGAGACCTGGGAGTCTGAGAAGAAGGCCAGCCAGGAGCAGGCCTGGCAGATAATAGAAACGCTTGAGGGGAACTAG
- the rsmH gene encoding 16S rRNA (cytosine(1402)-N(4))-methyltransferase RsmH yields the protein MTEYPHIPVMLEESIQGLGVIPGGRYVDCTLGAGGHSEAILEHSYPGGQLLSIDADPKAIALAAERLKCFGSSVLLVNDNFANLKDICQRYEYMPVHGILFDLGLSSMQLDREESGFSFQTEAPLDMRFSPGQELSAADIVNTYDLAGLSDLIWKYGEEPFSRRIARAILEKRPFKTTTELASVIEKAVGGRHGRIHPATRTFQALRIAVNEELSHLESALAQAQSLLGHGGRLVVISYHSLEDRIVKQYFQKEAKGCICPDDIPQCVCNHKPSLRLINRRVITPSDEEISRNPRSRSAKMRVAERIIQPGEGRFFHSRAKGLVNHVSETGSVRYGQAKHKGVVQRGGS from the coding sequence GTGACTGAGTATCCTCACATACCGGTTATGCTGGAGGAGTCCATACAGGGGCTGGGGGTTATACCCGGCGGCCGTTATGTGGATTGCACTTTGGGGGCTGGCGGTCACTCAGAAGCTATTTTGGAGCACAGTTACCCCGGCGGACAGCTTTTATCTATAGATGCAGACCCCAAGGCTATTGCTTTGGCTGCCGAACGGCTTAAGTGTTTCGGCAGTTCGGTTTTACTGGTAAATGACAACTTTGCCAATCTGAAAGATATATGCCAGCGGTATGAATATATGCCGGTGCATGGCATTTTATTTGATTTGGGGCTTTCTTCCATGCAGCTTGACCGGGAGGAATCCGGGTTCAGTTTTCAGACCGAAGCCCCGCTGGATATGCGTTTTTCACCCGGCCAGGAGCTATCGGCGGCGGATATCGTTAATACTTATGACCTTGCCGGGCTGTCAGATTTAATCTGGAAATACGGTGAAGAGCCTTTCAGCCGGCGGATTGCCAGGGCTATTTTAGAGAAAAGACCGTTTAAAACAACTACCGAATTGGCGTCTGTCATAGAAAAAGCGGTTGGGGGGCGTCACGGGCGGATTCATCCTGCTACCCGGACTTTCCAGGCTTTGCGGATAGCGGTAAACGAAGAGCTTTCGCACCTTGAGAGTGCCCTTGCACAGGCTCAGAGCCTTTTGGGACATGGCGGGCGGCTGGTAGTGATAAGCTACCATTCGCTTGAAGACCGTATTGTAAAGCAGTATTTCCAGAAAGAAGCCAAGGGCTGTATCTGCCCTGATGATATACCCCAGTGTGTTTGCAACCACAAGCCTTCACTTAGGCTGATAAACCGCAGGGTAATTACCCCTTCGGATGAGGAAATATCCCGAAACCCGCGTAGCCGGAGTGCCAAGATGCGGGTGGCGGAACGGATTATACAACCCGGCGAGGGGCGTTTTTTTCACAGCCGGGCTAAGGGATTAGTTAATCATGTCAGCGAAACTGGCTCTGTTCGGTACGGACAGGCTAAACATAAGGGGGTGGTCCAGAGGGGAGGCAGCTGA
- the ftsA gene encoding cell division protein FtsA: MKNRIVTAIDVGTTKICTIIAEVNPVGGVNVVGVGIGPSQGLHKGLVVNINDARESIRESIRKAEQASGYKVESAYVGVTGRHVASMNNRGVVAITRNDRLVRSDDLKRVMATAQNISVPNDRKLLHVIPRTYAVDGQSGVKNPVGMHGFRLDVETHIITAAATSVQNLVKCIRGLGIDIDDLVLEPIASSEAVLTEDEKQVGVILADIGGGTTDICIFKDGSIWHTAIIPVAGYQLTRDVAIGLGLPFDVAEEMKKRYGSVLPVYETKMESPSPICEDGHGVSYQDLCDIIRARVEEVLRLIMLEIPNSDYDSLVPAGLVLTGGSSNLAGMETLGRDILRIPVRVGNPDKVYGIVDSLHDPAYATGVGLLIWGAKHQPVKKSWLDNIGFFGRMRNLLKGFAGLFGSN; encoded by the coding sequence ATGAAAAACAGAATCGTTACAGCGATTGATGTCGGCACTACCAAGATCTGTACCATAATTGCCGAAGTAAATCCTGTGGGCGGTGTCAACGTAGTGGGTGTTGGCATAGGCCCTTCGCAGGGTTTACATAAAGGCTTGGTAGTAAACATCAATGACGCACGGGAGTCCATCAGGGAGTCTATCCGTAAAGCGGAGCAGGCTTCCGGATACAAGGTTGAGTCCGCCTATGTAGGCGTAACCGGACGCCACGTGGCCTCTATGAACAACAGGGGTGTGGTGGCTATTACCAGGAATGACCGTCTGGTAAGAAGTGATGACCTGAAGCGGGTTATGGCTACCGCTCAGAACATCAGCGTCCCCAATGACCGCAAACTGCTCCACGTTATCCCCAGAACTTATGCAGTAGACGGCCAATCCGGGGTGAAAAACCCGGTAGGTATGCATGGTTTCAGGCTGGATGTGGAAACACATATTATTACTGCGGCCGCTACCTCGGTACAGAATCTGGTAAAGTGCATTCGGGGGCTGGGCATTGATATTGATGACCTGGTGCTTGAACCTATTGCCTCCAGTGAAGCTGTGCTGACTGAAGACGAAAAGCAGGTGGGTGTTATCCTGGCCGATATTGGCGGCGGCACCACTGATATCTGCATCTTCAAAGACGGTAGTATCTGGCACACGGCTATTATCCCGGTGGCTGGTTACCAGCTGACACGGGATGTGGCTATTGGCCTGGGCCTTCCCTTTGACGTTGCCGAGGAAATGAAGAAACGCTACGGCAGCGTCCTGCCCGTATATGAAACTAAAATGGAATCTCCCAGCCCTATCTGCGAAGATGGCCATGGCGTTTCTTATCAGGACCTTTGTGACATTATCCGCGCCCGGGTTGAGGAAGTTCTCCGCCTTATCATGCTGGAGATACCTAACTCTGATTATGACAGCCTGGTACCGGCAGGGCTGGTACTGACCGGCGGCAGCTCTAATCTGGCGGGTATGGAAACTCTGGGACGGGATATCCTGCGCATACCGGTAAGGGTAGGAAACCCTGACAAAGTTTACGGCATTGTAGATTCACTTCATGACCCGGCTTATGCCACCGGTGTGGGCCTGCTCATCTGGGGTGCCAAACACCAGCCGGTTAAAAAATCCTGGCTGGATAATATCGGCTTCTTTGGCCGAATGCGTAACTTGCTCAAGGGTTTTGCCGGTTTGTTCGGGTCTAACTAA
- the ftsZ gene encoding cell division protein FtsZ: MAKTSFVPNPARIKVFGCGGGGCNAVTRMVREEIQGVEFIAINTDAQALAITEAPIRLQIGERVTRGLGAGGDHNMGQKAAEESRDEIREIVNGADMVFVTAGMGGGTGTGSAPIVAEESKKSGALTIAVVTKPFTFEGAHRVSTAKEGINRLLGKVDTLIIIPNDRLLDLCDQKTGVDAAFKMADDVLRHGVQAISEVITVPGLINLDFADVRAVMKDAGPAWMSIGYGSGKNRASDAAKSALASPLLDVSITGSKGVLFNIVGGPDLSLMEVNEAADVIKQAVDPDANIIFGVASDASMGSNVKITLIATGFVSKMGMAEEEGDDAITRQLKGIKTEDELDVPSFLRRPLFNRARPVAPPVDSHSNKPSSRISW, from the coding sequence ATGGCTAAAACAAGTTTCGTTCCCAATCCCGCCAGAATTAAAGTATTCGGCTGTGGCGGCGGCGGTTGCAATGCTGTTACCCGCATGGTCCGTGAAGAAATACAGGGTGTTGAGTTTATTGCTATCAACACTGATGCTCAGGCTTTGGCTATCACCGAAGCCCCTATCCGCCTTCAGATAGGCGAAAGGGTTACCCGCGGCTTGGGCGCCGGCGGCGACCATAACATGGGTCAGAAGGCGGCCGAAGAGAGCCGTGATGAAATCCGCGAGATAGTCAACGGGGCGGATATGGTTTTTGTAACTGCCGGCATGGGCGGCGGTACCGGTACCGGTTCTGCTCCCATAGTAGCCGAAGAGTCCAAGAAAAGCGGCGCTTTGACCATTGCCGTTGTTACCAAGCCCTTCACTTTTGAAGGCGCTCACCGGGTTTCTACCGCCAAAGAAGGCATTAACCGTCTGCTGGGCAAGGTAGATACCCTGATTATTATCCCCAATGACCGTTTGCTGGACCTTTGTGACCAGAAGACCGGCGTTGATGCCGCCTTTAAGATGGCTGATGATGTACTCCGCCATGGCGTACAGGCTATCTCCGAGGTAATCACCGTACCCGGTTTGATTAACCTGGACTTTGCTGATGTGCGTGCCGTTATGAAGGATGCCGGCCCGGCCTGGATGTCTATAGGTTATGGTTCCGGTAAAAACAGGGCTTCAGATGCCGCCAAGAGCGCTCTGGCAAGCCCCCTGCTGGATGTTTCCATCACCGGCTCCAAGGGTGTTCTCTTTAATATAGTGGGCGGCCCTGACCTGAGCCTTATGGAAGTTAACGAAGCGGCGGATGTAATTAAACAGGCCGTTGACCCTGATGCCAACATTATCTTTGGTGTGGCCTCTGATGCTTCCATGGGTTCCAATGTAAAAATCACCCTGATTGCTACCGGTTTTGTCTCCAAGATGGGCATGGCCGAAGAAGAGGGCGATGATGCCATTACCCGCCAGCTGAAGGGCATAAAAACAGAAGACGAGCTGGACGTTCCGTCCTTCCTGAGGAGACCGCTTTTCAACCGGGCCCGCCCGGTTGCTCCTCCGGTAGATTCCCATTCTAACAAGCCTTCATCCAGGATTTCCTGGTAA